From the Oscillospiraceae bacterium genome, one window contains:
- a CDS encoding FAD-binding protein, producing MTDLVIIGGGPAGMSAAVAAYKKGIKDILILERDDSLGGILKQCIHNGFGLHKFKEELTGPEYALKYEEQIKELNIPYKLNTMVLDISEDKVITATNTEDGIFKVKAKAIILAMGCRERSKGALNISGLRPSGIFSAGTAQKLVNMEGYMPGKNVVILGSGDIGLIMARRMTLEGAKVHAVCELMPYSGGLARNIEQCLNDFNIPLKLSHTVVEIHGKERLTGVTIAKVDENKKPIAETKEFIPCDTLLLSVGLIPENELSKCAKVELNPVTNGAYVDQDRQTKVEGIYACGNVLHVHDLVDFVSEEAEIAGESAADYIMDNHYEKTDIKLEVDGKIRYTVPSQITAKKDVKVYFRVSDVFRNVKINVSSDNGILLSKKAVKVAPGEMECITLKKEMLNGISKLNFSLEVL from the coding sequence AGCGCAGCGGTTGCGGCTTACAAAAAAGGAATTAAAGATATCCTTATTTTAGAAAGAGATGACAGCTTAGGCGGAATTTTAAAACAGTGTATTCATAATGGTTTTGGGCTTCATAAATTTAAAGAAGAATTGACGGGACCTGAATATGCTCTTAAATATGAAGAACAGATTAAAGAACTTAATATTCCATATAAACTTAACACAATGGTTCTTGATATTTCGGAAGATAAAGTTATAACAGCAACTAATACAGAGGACGGAATTTTTAAAGTTAAAGCAAAAGCGATTATTCTTGCGATGGGATGCAGAGAGCGTTCCAAAGGGGCATTAAACATTTCAGGATTAAGACCATCTGGAATTTTTAGTGCGGGGACTGCTCAGAAACTTGTTAATATGGAAGGTTATATGCCAGGTAAGAACGTTGTAATATTAGGTTCGGGAGATATCGGGCTTATTATGGCAAGAAGGATGACTTTAGAAGGAGCAAAAGTTCATGCTGTTTGCGAACTTATGCCATATTCGGGCGGCCTTGCAAGAAATATTGAACAATGTTTAAATGATTTTAACATTCCATTAAAATTAAGTCATACAGTTGTTGAAATCCATGGTAAAGAGCGTCTTACAGGAGTTACCATAGCAAAGGTTGACGAAAACAAAAAACCAATAGCCGAAACAAAAGAATTCATTCCATGCGACACTCTTCTTTTATCAGTCGGCTTAATTCCTGAAAACGAATTGTCAAAATGTGCAAAAGTTGAACTTAATCCTGTTACAAACGGAGCATATGTTGATCAGGACAGGCAAACAAAAGTTGAAGGAATTTACGCCTGTGGTAACGTTTTACACGTTCATGACCTTGTTGATTTTGTATCTGAAGAAGCAGAAATCGCAGGAGAAAGCGCTGCAGATTATATTATGGATAACCATTATGAGAAAACTGACATTAAGTTAGAGGTTGATGGGAAAATAAGATATACTGTTCCATCTCAGATTACTGCTAAAAAAGATGTAAAAGTATATTTCAGGGTTTCAGATGTATTTAGAAACGTTAAGATAAATGTTTCATCGGATAACGGAATTTTACTTTCCAAAAAAGCAGTAAAAGTTGCGCCGGGTGAAATGGAATGTATAACCTTAAAAAAAGAAATGCTCAATGGTATCTCAAAACTTAATTTTTCTTTGGAGGTGTTATAA